The Mustelus asterias unplaced genomic scaffold, sMusAst1.hap1.1 HAP1_SCAFFOLD_3437, whole genome shotgun sequence sequence tatatgtatatatatttaaatTCCAACATATTTTAAACATTCCGTTTCATGTTTTCCCCTTCTAATCATTTCCCGTCtgggcttttttaaaaatcttgctgCAGATGAGGGTGAAATGACACAATTTGACATACTCAATATAGACGATGATTTGTTTGATTTCATTTTCCTCCATTCCCCGTTATACCGCCTGCTTTAAAGTGTACAATGTGGCGCTAACTTTATTTTAAACCGCCAAACTTAGAATAATACATTTTACAGTGAGAGACTCCCAGACTTTACTCCAAACATCCCAGAAGTTTCCCGGGTCGCTAAAAACATCTCCTCACAGTTGACACCGCAATACAACTCAATTAGGGAATGTTCCAAAGTCTCCCAGTAATTCAGATATTTCATCTATCCAGTTGTCACTGGGAAGTTTCTAACTTtcaaaaataaatgcaagttttataCATGGTCTTGGAAGAGGCGggtattattatttttttaaaaattggggcGCGCGTTTGCCATTTGTTGGCCCTtttctgtcccccctcccctccccgactCATCTTGCTCTTGTCTGCCCGCAGTGGAGTAGGCCTGGCCCGGGCTCATTTCGAGAAACAGCCGCCCTCCAACCTGCGCAAATCCAACTTCTTCCACTTCGTGCTGGCTCTGTACGACCGCCAGGGTCAGCCCGTGGAGATCGAGCGGACAGCCTTCGTAGGATTCGTGGAGAAAGAGAAAGTAAGTTTGGCATTTTGTTCTCAGATGGGAAAGTTTGAAAGGACAAGGGGAGCAAGTTTATTGCAGGGAAGTGTTGTCTGGCGGAGCGCCGCAAGgagctgtgtctgtgtctgaccgGCTGCATATCAGCGAGCAGTCAGAGCAACACTGATTTGTACAAAACAGACAACTTTTAATGTTTGGGAATATTTTCTCATATTGAAAGAAGGTTTCTATGTGTAGCTTTATACACAGACATGCAAAATAAACGGTGCTTAACTTTGACAAGCTATATAGATTaaaatgggggaggggagagacattGTAGACATTTTTGCCAAAAATTTCAGATTTGAAATAGAGTAAAATCTCCCAAGTTCTGAGCGAGTGGCCTCACTGATCTGGAGACCGGAATCTCGCGTGTCTGAAACCCGACAGCTTAAAAAAGTATGGATCTTAATTGCTCTTTCACTTTAGTTGTCAAGTTTTTTTTAACATGCCCATCCTTTTTGTTAAAAAATTATTCCAGGAAATAGGTGGTGAAAAGACCAATAACGGGATTCATTACAGATTACAGCTGCTCTACAGTAATGGTAAGTGGCCTGTTACCGCCTTTGACAATTGCTGCTAACTCTTGGGGCTAGCTCTCCGGCACCGttcggggtgtgtgtttggggcggtgGGCAACGGGAGGTCCTACCCTGGCTACTCGGATTATTTCCCTTCGATTTCTTCTCACTGCATCACCCGCGTGTGTGGAAAGTATAATTTATTTGGGAGCTCTACGCTGTTTGAAAGCTCACACGTTGTCCCGGCCAAGCTGTGCACATTTCACTGGCGCCCATCCGACACTGTCTCCAGCGCTGTCCCGCACATCTGTCGCTGGGCGAGATTTTGATCCGAGCATTTCTGCAGAAGCCGGAGTCGGAATGGTTCCATTTGCGTTGTCCCCTAAACCCAGTTTCTGCATCAGTAAAAGTGTGTGCATTGATCATCCAACATTCCAACATTATATAGCACTTATCGCTCCAAATCCATCGCCCGCCGAGCCCGCTATCCAAATCCAATACATTGTTTTGCGTTCTTCATACAGATTGTGTTTTAGTGTTCTCAATCTGAATGCGGGAAGGAGTAGAGGGCTGGGTGGGAATATAAATTGCTGCttccaatatttttaaaatagcaGCGACGAGGCCTTTTGAGTGAACCTGACAGTTCTTCATTCAATATGTTGTCACATTCAGGGATAAGGACAGAGCAAGATCTCTATGTTCGGCTGATCGACTCAATGACCAAACAGGTAAGGTGATCTTTATTCCTGTGACTGcgaggatttttttttgtttaaaattctAGGAAGCATGCAAAAAAGGATTGACACCCGTTATAATGGTGCCCGCAGGGTTGAGATTAAGCTACAGGTCGTGAAGATATCGTTACTCCAGTCTGCACAAACTGCCtgggtctcccccccccccccccctccccacctccccattctAATCGGATTGCTCTCAAACGGTCAAAGTCAAGGAAACTGCTCAGTGACAACAAACAGAACCCGGTGCGTTTTGAGGAAGTCAGACAGAGGTTCTGGGGAAGTTAAATATTGCAAAATGTCCCATGTGTCCAACGCAAAACAAACAAAACATGAGAAAAAGTTTTCTAACCCCACTAGGTAGACTGGGGTGAAAGGGGATGTGGTGAATGGttagctggggaggggggatctcCAATGAATTAAAATTGAGAGAGAAATCGATAGAGCGCGCGAGAAGGGCACCCCCACAATTTCCAATGGGTCTGTGGCGGGAGTTGCTGTAATTTAAACGTGTCAATATTTCAGAGTGTGGGTGGCTAAAGGGTTTTATGTTCCTATTTTTGCAGATCGATCCCCCTAATTCCACTTTTAATCATCCCACTTTTTTTCTTATTAATGTGCAATGTGTTTTAAAGCGTGAAGCGGCCGATTCTGTCAACATAACTGTGCAAGTTATTCATTTTAACAGGAGGCTCTGCTCATATTTATTTACGtgactgttttgagttttgccAGGTTAGCTGGCTCTCTAGTCATCGTAAACAACTCTCCTGCAGGACTAAATACTCCAGTTTGTTATAAATCACCACTCCGTGCAGCTCTAGGCGAGAAACAACTCTAAATATATATTCACTCAACTTTATATTCACGTCAGTCAACAAGCAACATTTTGTCCGTTATTTAGGCAACGCAGATCTctttaatttaaatttaatttcggTGTTTATATACTTATTGGTAGTAAATAATTATACACTTGTATGTTCTCACGGTTTAAGACTCATGGTTGTCATTttgtccccccacacacacaccaaacactCACCTCCCGCGCCGGAACATACTTATATGTAATGGGCATATTTCCACATGCCCATTACAGTGTTTTCCCCCTTCTTCAATCTCCTGGAGTCTTTCGTCAATTTCAAAGCGGCTCCAAACGGACAGCATTTTACACCAAGAATAGGATTCATTTTGGAATGCATAaacattatgtgtgtgtgtgagagagagtgtgtgagagagtgtgtatgtgtgtgtgtgcaatctTCGTCCTCCCTTCTCTGCCACGTTTGGTTCTTAATGTACCCCGCTTCCTGCTCAAGACAAACCATTGCATCAACAGGCAACTCTTGTTTTGAAAATATCTCCGCAGCTCTTTTGATATTCTTTCTGAATGCGATTTCCTGCTATTGAGGGCTGCCAGACcaggtcagagagagacagagagacgcatCTGGAATCAGAGCGAGAGAGATTTTCCCAATTTCAGCTCTAAAATATTGATCCACATTCAAACAAACCCGCATTTTAACAACTTCAAAAATATACATCAG is a genomic window containing:
- the LOC144490564 gene encoding transcription factor COE1-like, with the protein product MFGIQENIQRSAGSMKEEPLGSGINAVRSWMQGAGIMDANTAAQSGVGLARAHFEKQPPSNLRKSNFFHFVLALYDRQGQPVEIERTAFVGFVEKEKEIGGEKTNNGIHYRLQLLYSNGIRTEQDLYVRLIDSMTKQAIVYEGQDKNPEMCRVLLTHEIMCSRCCDKKSCGNRNETPSDPVIID